A genomic segment from Janthinobacterium sp. 64 encodes:
- a CDS encoding FIST signal transduction protein, with amino-acid sequence MRVQQLILKNRADIDAALAPLAAMQPQLVLVFGACAYFSTPELTAALRRQMPGAVIAGCSTAGEIAGKRVYDDSCVITAIGFAHTAVAIADAIICDMADSHEAGERLAQALPQDGLTAVFMLGTGVAINGSALIAGLQANLPPGVTISGGLAADGGAFRQTWTLGPRGAADNTIVAVGLYGEHIRLGYGSHAGWEAFGPARKVTRCGDNVLYGLDGARALDIYKLYLGDYARDLPGSGLLFPFEMLTAAHEKSNVFRTILAVDEEQGSLTLAGDILADGYLKLMHSSTNRLIDGAEMAARGVLRHADTLGDQLALLVSCVGRKLVMGDRVEEEVEAVADVLGSGATCIAGFYSNGEIGIAQPHGACQLHNQTMTVTVLSET; translated from the coding sequence ATGCGCGTGCAACAACTGATCCTGAAAAACCGTGCCGACATCGATGCAGCACTGGCGCCCCTGGCCGCCATGCAGCCGCAGCTGGTGCTGGTGTTTGGCGCCTGCGCCTATTTTTCCACCCCCGAACTGACGGCGGCGCTGCGCCGCCAGATGCCCGGCGCCGTGATCGCCGGCTGTTCCACGGCTGGCGAGATCGCCGGCAAGCGCGTCTACGACGACAGCTGCGTCATCACCGCCATCGGCTTCGCGCACACGGCGGTGGCGATTGCCGACGCCATCATCTGCGACATGGCGGACTCGCACGAGGCGGGCGAGCGCCTGGCGCAGGCGCTGCCGCAGGACGGCCTGACGGCGGTCTTCATGCTGGGCACGGGCGTGGCCATCAACGGCAGCGCCCTGATCGCCGGCCTGCAGGCGAACCTGCCGCCGGGCGTCACCATCTCGGGCGGGCTGGCCGCCGACGGCGGCGCCTTCCGCCAGACCTGGACCCTGGGTCCGCGCGGCGCGGCCGACAATACCATCGTCGCCGTCGGCCTGTACGGCGAGCATATCCGCCTCGGCTACGGCAGCCATGCGGGCTGGGAAGCGTTCGGCCCCGCGCGCAAGGTGACGCGCTGCGGCGACAACGTGCTGTATGGCCTCGATGGCGCGCGCGCGCTGGACATCTACAAACTGTATCTGGGCGACTATGCGCGCGACCTGCCCGGCTCGGGCTTGCTGTTCCCGTTTGAAATGCTCACGGCGGCGCATGAAAAAAGCAATGTGTTTCGCACCATCCTCGCCGTCGATGAAGAACAGGGTTCGCTGACACTGGCCGGCGACATCCTCGCCGACGGCTACCTGAAATTGATGCATTCCAGTACCAACCGGCTGATCGACGGGGCCGAAATGGCCGCGCGCGGCGTCCTGCGCCACGCCGATACGCTGGGCGACCAGCTGGCCCTGCTGGTCAGCTGCGTGGGGCGCAAGCTGGTGATGGGCGACCGGGTCGAGGAAGAGGTCGAAGCGGTGGCCGACGTGCTGGGCAGCGGCGCCACCTGTATCGCCGGTTTTTACTCGAACGGCGAAATCGGCATCGCGCAGCCGCATGGCGCATGCCAGCTGCATAACCAGACGATGACCGTGACTGTGCTGAGCGAAACATGA
- a CDS encoding HD domain-containing phosphohydrolase — translation MSILIVDDNDTNLSLLSTLARKASNIESVCMNDPIDALTWCESHVPDLVLLDYRMPSLSGNEFLSIFRKMRGMADIPIIMVTTENDRAVRKQAFSLGVTEFLTKPVDTIEFSLRVRNLLSLRMAQTMLADRAKLLEHEVRQAIANVTAREMELVTRLARAAEFRDPETGAHIMRMARYSALIARNLGMDAQWQDLLLKAAPMHDVGKLATPDHILLKPGRLDPEEMAIMRQHAEIGGKILAGSDSPLIQLAEEIACGHHEKYDGSGYPRGLAGEQIPLSARIVAVADVFDALTSERPYKPAWPVEQARLFLQQNQGSHFCPCCIDAFLGAWDEVLDIRNSLPDPVQHHAHPL, via the coding sequence ATGAGCATCCTGATCGTCGATGACAACGACACCAACCTGAGCCTGCTATCGACGCTGGCGCGCAAGGCCAGCAACATCGAGTCCGTCTGCATGAACGACCCCATCGATGCCTTGACCTGGTGCGAGTCGCATGTGCCGGACCTGGTCCTGCTCGACTACCGGATGCCCAGCCTGTCGGGCAATGAATTTCTCAGCATTTTCCGCAAGATGCGGGGCATGGCCGACATTCCCATCATCATGGTCACCACCGAAAACGACCGCGCCGTGCGCAAGCAGGCCTTTTCGCTCGGGGTCACGGAGTTTCTCACCAAGCCCGTCGACACCATAGAGTTCAGCCTGCGCGTGCGCAATCTGCTGTCCCTGCGCATGGCGCAAACCATGCTGGCCGACCGCGCCAAGCTGCTCGAACATGAAGTGCGCCAGGCCATCGCCAACGTCACGGCGCGCGAGATGGAACTGGTCACGCGCCTGGCGCGGGCGGCCGAATTCCGCGACCCCGAAACGGGTGCTCACATCATGCGCATGGCGCGCTATTCGGCGCTGATCGCCAGGAACCTGGGCATGGATGCGCAATGGCAGGACCTGCTGCTCAAGGCGGCCCCCATGCACGACGTGGGCAAGCTGGCCACGCCCGACCATATCCTGCTCAAGCCGGGCCGGCTGGACCCGGAGGAAATGGCCATCATGCGCCAGCATGCGGAAATCGGCGGCAAGATCCTGGCCGGCAGTGATTCGCCGCTGATCCAGCTGGCCGAGGAAATCGCCTGCGGCCACCACGAAAAATACGACGGCAGCGGCTATCCGCGCGGCCTGGCGGGCGAACAGATACCGCTGTCGGCGCGCATCGTCGCCGTGGCCGATGTCTTCGACGCGCTCACGTCAGAACGCCCGTACAAGCCGGCCTGGCCCGTGGAGCAGGCGCGCCTGTTCCTGCAACAGAACCAAGGCAGCCATTTCTGCCCGTGCTGCATCGACGCCTTCCTGGGCGCCTGGGACGAGGTGCTCGACATCCGCAACAGCCTGCCCGACCCCGTCCAGCATCACGCCCACCCACTGTAA
- a CDS encoding chemotaxis protein CheW: METTTTHAAVHAAVTGQAAPAGARELLVFGLGNEEYAIDIGLVQEIRGIGAVTRIANAPAFLMGFIHLRGSIVPLIDLRIALGQAEPAYDASTVVIILIFAHGATGIVVDRVADVVPLTPAQLKPPPQLHGSAMAGHVTAIGSLDERLLIVLDMDSLLSGLGMPGTGKLAA, from the coding sequence ATGGAAACCACCACGACGCATGCCGCAGTACATGCCGCAGTAACGGGCCAAGCGGCGCCAGCGGGCGCGCGGGAATTGCTGGTCTTTGGCCTTGGCAATGAGGAATACGCAATCGACATCGGCCTGGTGCAGGAAATCCGCGGCATCGGGGCCGTGACCCGCATCGCCAATGCGCCCGCCTTCCTCATGGGCTTCATCCACCTGCGCGGCAGCATCGTGCCGCTGATCGACCTGCGCATCGCACTGGGCCAGGCCGAGCCCGCGTACGACGCCTCGACCGTGGTGATCATCCTCATCTTCGCACATGGCGCCACCGGCATCGTGGTCGACCGCGTGGCCGATGTGGTGCCGCTGACGCCGGCACAGCTCAAGCCCCCGCCGCAGCTGCATGGTTCGGCGATGGCCGGCCACGTCACGGCCATCGGCAGCCTCGATGAACGGCTGCTGATCGTGCTCGACATGGACAGCCTGCTGTCGGGCCTGGGCATGCCCGGCACGGGCAAACTGGCTGCCTGA
- a CDS encoding sensor domain-containing diguanylate cyclase, protein MNKILALRLLDAADDAAVIIDAGSRIRYANDAMYALSGYAAGSLPGQQIEALLPDAVREQHGAQIGAYLAGYKKSKVLGHKRHFAIRHRDGSMLPIVLKAMDLGKLDDENFMGAFFIDQRHERAIEQQNAARWQQLQRIALTDPLTLLPNRRAFEIDAVRAAARDRRAGNPMTIGIADIDFFKKVNDRHGHAAGDAVLQAIAAVLQSQARASDVIARVGGEEFGMLFPHTDMSTAHRVAERIRLAVAATCVDFEHTPITATISIGLAPLPNNGDWKAGFMQADAALYQAKNNGRNRTEQA, encoded by the coding sequence ATGAACAAAATCCTGGCCTTGCGTCTGCTCGACGCCGCCGACGACGCCGCCGTCATCATCGATGCGGGCTCGCGCATCCGCTATGCGAACGACGCCATGTATGCGCTGAGCGGCTATGCAGCGGGCAGCCTGCCGGGCCAGCAGATCGAGGCGCTGCTGCCCGACGCCGTGCGCGAACAGCATGGCGCGCAGATCGGCGCCTATCTGGCCGGCTACAAGAAGTCCAAGGTACTGGGCCACAAGCGCCATTTCGCCATACGCCACCGCGACGGCTCGATGCTGCCCATCGTGCTCAAGGCCATGGACTTGGGCAAACTGGACGATGAAAACTTCATGGGCGCCTTTTTCATCGACCAGCGCCATGAACGCGCCATCGAACAGCAGAATGCGGCCCGCTGGCAGCAGTTGCAGCGCATCGCCCTGACCGATCCCCTGACCCTCCTGCCGAACCGCCGCGCCTTCGAGATTGACGCCGTGCGTGCGGCCGCGCGGGACCGGCGCGCAGGCAATCCGATGACCATCGGCATCGCCGACATCGATTTCTTCAAGAAGGTCAACGACCGGCATGGCCACGCGGCCGGCGACGCCGTGCTGCAAGCCATCGCGGCCGTGCTGCAGTCCCAGGCGCGGGCATCGGACGTCATCGCCCGCGTGGGCGGCGAGGAATTCGGCATGCTGTTCCCGCATACGGACATGAGCACGGCGCACCGCGTGGCCGAACGCATCCGCCTTGCCGTGGCCGCAACCTGCGTCGACTTCGAGCACACGCCCATCACGGCGACGATCAGCATCGGCCTGGCGCCGCTGCCCAACAACGGCGACTGGAAAGCCGGCTTCATGCAGGCCGACGCGGCGCTGTACCAGGCCAAGAACAATGGCCGCAACCGCACCGAGCAGGCTTGA
- a CDS encoding DUF445 domain-containing protein — translation MQPSPDLIAQLDQSTDQLKRARLRSMQQLAVGLLLLAALVFAVARSQRGGHPAWGYVEAFAEAAMIGAIADWFAVVALFRHPLGIPLWHTAIIPNSKADIGRSLGAFVENHFITEQGIAERIAQADPAARLGAWLADEGHARQLGMASAGVARQLLAMANHEQLGQLLREQASNYLGQLNVSDVAADCIDALIADGKPQQLLDFLLDRGAAYLDDEAHHAAIGDFVLGAFQIENALVKKAVKAYEPRMIASLQKFALAVRIDPEHPLRQRIAGWIADSALHLKADPQWQETVRRYQLQLIASDTVQAMLGDVWTNISTRLLADLHADQPVLAQAIANVARNTGKVLEEDKAARAWLNDAIVAGSGSLVRRYRGEVGAFIAARLDLWSKDEMSERIELAIGRDLQFIRINGTIVGGLAGLLIYSVSQAW, via the coding sequence ATGCAACCTTCCCCTGACCTCATCGCACAGCTGGACCAGAGCACGGACCAGCTCAAGCGCGCTCGCCTGCGCAGCATGCAGCAGTTGGCCGTCGGCTTGCTGCTGCTGGCCGCGCTGGTGTTTGCCGTGGCCCGCTCGCAGCGCGGCGGCCACCCCGCCTGGGGTTATGTGGAGGCATTCGCCGAAGCGGCGATGATCGGGGCGATTGCCGACTGGTTCGCCGTCGTCGCCCTGTTCCGCCACCCGCTGGGCATTCCCCTGTGGCATACGGCCATCATCCCGAACAGCAAGGCCGACATCGGCCGCAGCCTGGGCGCCTTCGTGGAAAACCATTTCATTACCGAGCAAGGCATCGCCGAACGCATCGCGCAAGCCGACCCCGCCGCGCGCCTGGGAGCCTGGCTGGCGGACGAGGGCCACGCGCGGCAACTGGGCATGGCCAGCGCCGGTGTCGCCAGACAGCTGCTGGCGATGGCCAACCACGAGCAGCTGGGGCAGCTGCTGCGCGAGCAGGCCAGCAACTACCTGGGACAATTGAATGTATCGGACGTGGCGGCCGACTGCATCGATGCGCTGATCGCCGATGGCAAGCCGCAGCAACTGCTGGACTTCCTGCTCGACCGCGGCGCCGCCTATCTCGACGACGAAGCGCATCACGCAGCCATCGGCGACTTCGTGCTGGGCGCCTTCCAGATCGAGAACGCGCTGGTGAAAAAGGCCGTGAAAGCGTATGAACCGCGCATGATCGCCTCGCTGCAAAAATTCGCCCTCGCCGTGCGCATCGATCCCGAGCACCCGCTGCGCCAGCGCATCGCCGGCTGGATCGCCGACAGCGCCCTGCACCTGAAGGCCGATCCGCAATGGCAAGAGACGGTGCGCCGCTACCAGCTGCAGCTGATCGCCAGCGATACCGTGCAAGCCATGCTGGGCGACGTCTGGACCAACATCAGCACGCGTCTGCTGGCCGACCTGCACGCGGACCAGCCCGTGCTGGCGCAAGCCATCGCCAACGTGGCGCGCAACACGGGCAAGGTGCTGGAGGAAGACAAGGCTGCGCGGGCATGGCTGAACGACGCCATCGTCGCCGGCAGCGGTTCGCTGGTGCGCCGCTACCGGGGCGAAGTGGGCGCCTTCATCGCCGCCCGCCTGGACCTGTGGAGCAAGGATGAAATGAGCGAGCGCATCGAACTGGCCATCGGGCGCGACCTGCAATTCATCCGCATCAACGGCACCATCGTGGGCGGCCTGGCCGGCTTGCTGATTTATTCAGTCAGCCAGGCCTGGTAG
- a CDS encoding amino acid permease: MSLFRTKNLDDMIAHSKKPGGLAKVLGPFDLVLMGIGAIVGTGIFVLTGTGALTAGPALSLSFVVAAIACCFAALCYAEFASTVPVAGSIYTYSYATLGELAAWMIGWDLLLEYGLAAAAVSVGWSGYFQSLLSGFGIALPVALTAAPGALPGVTTFINLPALVIMLLLTAMLGWGVRESARLNNIMVAIKVGVVLLFIIFGARHVQPANWQPYMPFGYHGMLSAAALVFFAFIGFDAVTSAAEEVKKPSRDLPIGIIGSLAVCAVLYVVVSAIMTGIVPYQKFLGVDHPVSLALQYAGENWIAGFVDLGAILGMTTVILVMAFGQTRIIFAMSRDGLLPKRLSTVHPRFHTPFFATWLVGIVFGLIAATIPLNILAELINIGTLAAFTMVSIAVVVLRKKRPDLPRAFRCPGVPYVPALAVILCVGLMTFLSWVTWLAFSIWLVIGLVIYFGYARRRSLLHPQQ; the protein is encoded by the coding sequence GTGAGCTTATTTAGAACCAAGAATTTGGATGACATGATCGCCCACAGCAAGAAACCGGGAGGTCTGGCCAAGGTGCTGGGACCGTTCGACCTTGTCCTCATGGGCATCGGCGCCATCGTCGGCACGGGCATTTTTGTGCTCACCGGCACGGGTGCGCTGACGGCCGGCCCCGCGCTGTCGCTGTCGTTCGTCGTGGCGGCCATCGCCTGCTGCTTCGCCGCCCTGTGCTATGCGGAATTCGCCTCCACCGTGCCGGTGGCCGGCTCCATCTACACCTACAGCTATGCCACCCTGGGCGAGCTGGCCGCCTGGATGATAGGCTGGGACTTGCTGCTCGAGTACGGCCTGGCCGCGGCCGCCGTCTCCGTCGGCTGGTCCGGCTACTTCCAGTCGCTGCTGTCGGGCTTTGGCATCGCCTTGCCCGTGGCCCTGACGGCGGCGCCGGGCGCGCTGCCCGGCGTGACGACTTTCATCAACCTGCCGGCCCTCGTCATCATGCTGCTGCTCACCGCCATGCTGGGCTGGGGCGTGCGCGAATCGGCGCGCCTGAACAACATCATGGTCGCCATCAAGGTGGGCGTGGTACTGCTGTTCATCATCTTCGGCGCGCGCCATGTGCAGCCCGCGAACTGGCAGCCCTACATGCCCTTCGGCTACCACGGCATGCTGAGCGCCGCCGCCCTCGTCTTCTTCGCCTTCATCGGCTTTGACGCCGTCACCTCGGCCGCCGAGGAAGTCAAGAAGCCGTCGCGCGACTTGCCTATTGGCATCATCGGATCCCTGGCCGTGTGCGCCGTGCTGTACGTGGTGGTCTCGGCCATCATGACGGGCATCGTACCGTACCAAAAATTCCTCGGCGTCGACCATCCCGTCTCGCTGGCCCTGCAATATGCGGGCGAAAACTGGATCGCCGGCTTCGTCGACCTGGGCGCCATCCTCGGCATGACCACCGTCATTTTGGTCATGGCTTTCGGCCAGACGCGCATCATCTTCGCCATGTCGCGCGACGGCTTGCTGCCCAAGCGCCTGTCGACCGTGCACCCGCGCTTCCACACGCCGTTCTTCGCCACCTGGCTGGTGGGCATCGTCTTCGGCCTGATCGCCGCGACGATACCGCTCAACATCCTCGCCGAGCTGATCAACATCGGCACCTTGGCCGCCTTCACCATGGTGTCGATTGCCGTGGTGGTGCTGCGCAAGAAGCGCCCGGATCTGCCGCGCGCCTTCCGCTGCCCCGGCGTGCCCTACGTGCCGGCGCTGGCCGTGATCCTGTGCGTGGGCCTGATGACCTTCCTCAGCTGGGTCACCTGGCTGGCCTTTAGCATCTGGCTGGTGATCGGCCTGGTCATCTACTTCGGCTACGCGCGCCGCCGTTCGCTGCTGCACCCGCAACAGTAA
- a CDS encoding MFS transporter has product MHDTSHKAPVWAMRYLLFIAGMGGLLYGIDIGIIAGALPYLESTASVAWKLTAQQLSFIVAAVLLGSVLSSLFAGALADLVGRRWVMFLAGALFSASIPLIALADGYTPLLLGRLLQGISGGLIGVVVPLYLAECLPAQQRGRGAALFQLLLTIGLVAAALIGLLQAQTVETATQAAQALPEADRIAAIFTAKDHAWRSIFWVCLTPGLVFTVGALLLAESPRWLAQRGRIEQARQSLLRTRLPAAADIELREMQDTPENAAKASGKAKDPLLSRRYVLPFLLACLILACTQATGINSILAYVVNILNQAGLSGASANMADVLLKVLNAVMTVVAVLLVDRKGRKFLLMLGTGGIVVSLLAAGLLFRGAEAHLADVRPAIAAQVQADGLRLHLDAAALTALGAAADGTPQQLTIAYAYGPFTNVKSLRSDDPVLRQVTIARDDAVQPDSVIGVFFRKLHLNPFADPAAGREAPLRIEKASLGPVPSSTHGWLVAIAICVFVSSFAVGPGVCVWLALSELMPTRIRSNGMSIALLVNQFVSTVIAAIFLPTVGLHGYSTLFFFGAGCTVLYFLAAAFLLPETKGKTLEEIEAHFAK; this is encoded by the coding sequence ATGCACGACACGTCACACAAGGCCCCCGTGTGGGCCATGCGCTACCTGCTATTTATTGCCGGCATGGGGGGATTGCTGTACGGCATAGACATCGGCATCATCGCCGGCGCCCTGCCCTACCTGGAATCAACGGCCTCGGTGGCCTGGAAACTGACGGCCCAGCAGCTGAGCTTTATCGTCGCCGCCGTGCTATTGGGTTCGGTCCTGTCGTCGCTGTTCGCCGGCGCCCTGGCCGATCTCGTCGGCCGGCGCTGGGTGATGTTCCTGGCCGGCGCCCTGTTCAGCGCCAGCATCCCGCTGATCGCCCTGGCCGACGGCTACACGCCGCTGCTGCTGGGCCGCCTGCTGCAAGGCATCAGCGGCGGCTTGATCGGCGTCGTCGTGCCCCTGTACTTGGCCGAATGTCTGCCCGCGCAACAGCGCGGACGGGGCGCCGCCCTGTTCCAGCTGCTGCTGACCATCGGCTTGGTGGCCGCCGCCCTGATCGGTCTGCTGCAGGCGCAGACGGTGGAAACGGCCACGCAGGCGGCGCAAGCGTTGCCGGAAGCGGACCGCATCGCCGCCATCTTCACGGCCAAGGACCATGCCTGGCGCAGCATCTTCTGGGTCTGTCTGACGCCGGGCCTGGTGTTTACCGTCGGTGCCCTGCTGCTGGCAGAATCGCCGCGCTGGCTGGCGCAACGGGGCCGCATCGAGCAGGCGCGCCAGTCGCTGCTGCGCACGCGTTTGCCCGCCGCCGCCGACATCGAGCTGCGCGAGATGCAGGATACGCCCGAAAACGCTGCCAAGGCCAGCGGCAAGGCGAAGGATCCGCTGCTGAGCCGCCGCTACGTGCTGCCCTTCCTGCTCGCGTGCCTGATCCTCGCCTGCACACAGGCGACGGGCATCAATTCCATCCTCGCCTATGTCGTCAATATCCTGAACCAGGCGGGCCTGTCGGGCGCCTCGGCCAACATGGCCGACGTGCTGCTGAAAGTGCTGAACGCCGTGATGACCGTGGTGGCCGTGCTGCTGGTGGACCGCAAGGGCCGCAAGTTCCTGCTGATGCTGGGCACGGGCGGCATCGTCGTCTCGCTACTGGCGGCCGGCTTGCTGTTCCGCGGCGCCGAAGCCCACCTGGCCGACGTGCGCCCCGCCATCGCCGCGCAAGTGCAAGCGGACGGCCTGCGCCTGCACCTCGATGCGGCCGCCTTGACGGCCCTGGGCGCGGCGGCCGACGGCACGCCGCAGCAGCTGACCATCGCCTACGCCTACGGCCCCTTCACGAACGTGAAAAGCCTGCGCAGCGACGATCCCGTGCTGCGCCAGGTGACGATCGCGCGCGACGACGCCGTGCAGCCTGACAGCGTGATCGGCGTGTTCTTCCGCAAGCTGCACCTGAACCCGTTCGCCGACCCGGCCGCCGGACGCGAGGCGCCGCTGCGCATCGAGAAGGCCAGCCTGGGCCCCGTGCCCTCGTCCACACACGGCTGGCTGGTGGCCATCGCCATCTGCGTGTTCGTTTCCAGCTTTGCCGTGGGACCGGGCGTGTGCGTGTGGCTGGCCCTGTCCGAGCTGATGCCGACGCGCATACGCTCGAACGGCATGAGCATTGCCCTGCTGGTGAACCAGTTCGTCTCGACGGTGATCGCCGCCATTTTCCTGCCGACCGTGGGTTTGCACGGCTATTCGACCCTGTTCTTCTTTGGCGCCGGCTGCACCGTGCTGTATTTCCTGGCGGCCGCGTTTCTGCTGCCCGAGACCAAGGGCAAGACGCTCGAAGAGATCGAAGCGCACTTTGCCAAGTAA
- a CDS encoding N-acetylglucosamine-6-phosphate deacetylase: protein MLSGRILTPSGWITGTITFDQRIVQIQEDPAADSALTILPGFIDLHVHGAAGVDIMEGGNAGATVAQVHARHGTTALLGTTLTAKEPSIVHALQGLAGVIAERPANGARMLGVHLEGPFLNVHRLGAQPPDVVQASLALVQRFHAIAPIKVLTMAPEIPGHLELIPQLADIGIRVQIGHSAGTYDEGVAALKAGVSGFTHLYNGMTGMTHYDPGMVGAALAHAEYAEIIPDLQHVAKGALRAALRAIPRLYGVTDATSATGMPDGEYGLGTQRVYKCLGCVRLATGSLAGSVLTMDQALRNFVDLGLDLADASNRLSLYPADYLGESERGRLAPGAWADIVVLDPQLQPVSVFVEGAAIDLSTR from the coding sequence ATGCTGAGCGGCAGAATCCTTACCCCATCTGGCTGGATCACGGGCACCATCACCTTTGACCAGCGCATCGTCCAGATACAAGAAGACCCTGCCGCCGACAGCGCGCTGACCATCCTGCCCGGCTTCATCGACCTGCACGTGCATGGCGCGGCTGGCGTCGACATCATGGAAGGCGGCAACGCGGGCGCCACCGTGGCGCAGGTGCACGCGCGCCATGGCACCACAGCCCTGCTGGGCACCACCCTGACGGCGAAAGAGCCGTCGATCGTGCACGCCCTGCAAGGCCTGGCCGGCGTCATCGCCGAGCGCCCCGCCAACGGCGCGCGCATGCTGGGCGTGCACCTGGAAGGCCCTTTTTTGAATGTGCACCGCCTGGGCGCGCAGCCGCCCGACGTGGTGCAGGCCAGCCTGGCGCTGGTGCAGCGCTTTCACGCCATCGCGCCCATCAAGGTACTCACCATGGCGCCGGAAATCCCCGGCCACCTGGAACTGATCCCGCAACTGGCGGACATCGGCATCCGCGTGCAGATCGGCCACAGCGCCGGCACGTATGACGAAGGGGTGGCGGCCCTGAAGGCTGGCGTTTCCGGCTTTACCCACCTGTACAACGGCATGACGGGCATGACGCATTACGATCCGGGCATGGTGGGCGCGGCGCTGGCGCACGCCGAATACGCGGAAATCATCCCCGACCTGCAGCACGTGGCCAAGGGCGCCCTGCGCGCAGCCCTGCGCGCCATTCCGCGCCTGTACGGCGTGACGGACGCCACCTCGGCCACCGGCATGCCCGATGGCGAATACGGCCTGGGCACGCAGCGCGTCTACAAATGCCTGGGCTGCGTGCGCCTGGCCACGGGCTCGCTTGCCGGCAGCGTGCTGACCATGGACCAGGCCCTGCGCAATTTCGTCGACCTGGGCCTGGACCTGGCCGACGCCTCGAACCGCTTGTCGCTGTACCCGGCCGACTACCTGGGCGAGTCCGAACGGGGCCGATTGGCGCCGGGCGCCTGGGCCGATATCGTCGTCCTCGATCCCCAATTACAGCCAGTATCCGTCTTCGTCGAAGGCGCGGCCATCGATCTTTCCACCCGCTAG
- a CDS encoding DeoR family transcriptional regulator, translating to MRNTSQRRESILHMLTQQGSVQVTDLVEKLGVSAVTIRSDLNALEAQGMATRSHGGATLTRTPPLEHTIRQKDAINHEQKERIGAYAARLVEPGDNIIIDSGTTTISLARHLRDATGVTVATNGLNIAWELADAPGVDLILTGGLLRKQSLSIQGSQAETCLQAYSFDKLFLGVDGFDLQFGVTTHHEAEASLNHKMVERAKKIIVLTDASKFGRVSLHRIVQLDRVDTVITDASISQEYREGLQKLGIELFIAE from the coding sequence ATGCGAAATACCAGCCAACGCCGTGAATCCATCCTCCACATGCTTACCCAGCAGGGCTCGGTGCAAGTGACCGATCTGGTGGAAAAGCTCGGCGTGTCCGCGGTCACCATCCGCAGCGACTTGAATGCGCTGGAAGCGCAAGGCATGGCCACGCGCAGCCACGGCGGCGCAACCCTGACGCGCACTCCCCCGCTTGAACACACGATACGCCAGAAGGATGCCATCAACCACGAGCAGAAGGAGCGCATCGGCGCGTATGCTGCGCGGCTGGTGGAACCGGGCGACAACATCATCATCGACTCGGGCACCACCACCATCTCGCTGGCGCGCCATTTGCGCGATGCGACGGGCGTGACGGTGGCCACGAATGGCCTGAACATCGCGTGGGAACTGGCCGACGCGCCCGGCGTGGACTTGATCCTCACGGGCGGCCTGCTGCGCAAGCAGTCGCTGTCGATCCAGGGCAGCCAGGCGGAAACCTGTTTGCAGGCGTACAGCTTCGACAAGCTGTTTCTGGGCGTGGACGGCTTCGACCTGCAGTTTGGCGTGACCACCCACCACGAAGCGGAAGCAAGCCTGAACCACAAGATGGTGGAACGGGCCAAGAAAATCATCGTCCTCACGGACGCCTCCAAGTTCGGCCGCGTCAGCCTGCACCGCATCGTGCAGCTGGACCGCGTCGATACCGTCATCACCGATGCCAGCATCAGCCAGGAGTACCGCGAAGGGCTGCAAAAGCTGGGCATCGAACTTTTTATAGCGGAATAA